A part of Thermococcus sp. SY098 genomic DNA contains:
- a CDS encoding valine--tRNA ligase, whose translation MLPKNYNPEEVETKWQKFWLDEKIYKYELDEKKPPYAIDTPPPFTSGTLHLGHVLSHTWIDIVARYKRMRGYNVLFPQGFDNHGLPTELKVEKEFGISKDEPEKFLQKCIEWTWQAIEAMRNQFIRIGYSADWDLEYHTMDDEYKALVQKSLLEFYKKGLLYQAEHPVFWCPNCRTSLAKAEVGYVEEDGFLYYIKLPLADGNGYIPIATTRPELMPACVAVFVHPEDERYKDLVGKKVKLPIFEREVPILADEDVDPSFGTGAVYNCTYGDEQDIVWQKRYNLPVIIAIDEYGRMTEVAGKYKGMKTEEAREAIAKDLEEMGLLYKKEKIRHRVLRHTERSSCMAPIELLPKKQWFIKVKEFTEELVEVAGQIRWFPEDMFLRLKDWAESMDWDWVISRQRVFGTPIPFWVCKDCGEIIPAREEDLPVDPRFDKPPVEKCPKCGSTNLEGVRDVLDCWIDSSITPLVITKWTKDEKWFKHNFPTALRPQGTDIIRTWAFYTIFRTYILTGQKPWHDILINGMVAGPDGRKMSKSYGNVVSPEEVIPKYGADALRLWTALAPPGEDHPFKWETVDYNFRFLQKLWNIFRFAERHIKDLDYNASKDIKLEPLDKWILSRLHRLIKFATNEMEIYRFNLLTRELMTFIWHEVADDYLEMIKHRLYGDDEESKLKARVALYELLYNILLLLAPFVPHITEELYQEVFKDKVGAKSIHLLEWPAYNEARIDEEAEKLGELAREIVGAMRRYKNSHGLALNAKLKHVAIYAVDSYEMLKLIEKDIAGTMNIEKLEIIKGEPELEERIIEIKPNFRTVGPRYGKLVPKIVAYLKQNADAVAKDIKESGKVEFEIEGQKIELSKDDIVLRKAVFSEGEEVETAVVRDAVILFFA comes from the coding sequence ATGCTGCCGAAGAATTATAATCCCGAAGAAGTTGAAACCAAGTGGCAGAAGTTCTGGTTGGATGAAAAGATTTACAAGTATGAGCTTGATGAGAAAAAGCCTCCATATGCAATTGATACACCACCGCCATTCACAAGCGGAACACTTCACTTAGGTCACGTATTAAGCCATACATGGATTGATATTGTGGCGAGATATAAGAGAATGAGGGGCTACAACGTTCTTTTCCCACAGGGTTTTGATAACCATGGACTCCCAACGGAGCTCAAGGTGGAGAAGGAGTTCGGCATAAGCAAGGACGAGCCAGAGAAGTTTCTGCAGAAGTGCATCGAGTGGACTTGGCAGGCTATTGAGGCAATGAGAAATCAGTTTATCAGGATTGGTTACTCTGCCGATTGGGACTTGGAGTATCATACTATGGATGACGAATACAAGGCTTTAGTGCAGAAATCTCTGCTTGAGTTCTACAAGAAAGGTCTGCTTTATCAAGCAGAGCACCCTGTGTTCTGGTGTCCAAACTGTAGGACTTCCCTGGCAAAAGCGGAAGTAGGTTACGTGGAAGAGGACGGCTTCCTTTACTACATAAAGCTTCCACTGGCTGATGGGAACGGCTACATTCCAATAGCAACAACAAGACCAGAGCTTATGCCAGCTTGTGTAGCTGTATTTGTACACCCAGAAGATGAAAGGTATAAAGATTTAGTCGGTAAGAAGGTAAAACTCCCAATCTTTGAGAGAGAGGTTCCAATCTTGGCTGATGAGGATGTTGATCCAAGCTTTGGAACCGGAGCCGTTTATAATTGTACTTACGGTGATGAGCAGGACATAGTGTGGCAGAAGCGCTACAACTTGCCGGTGATTATTGCGATTGACGAATATGGAAGGATGACAGAAGTAGCCGGTAAATACAAGGGCATGAAGACAGAGGAAGCAAGGGAAGCAATTGCAAAGGACTTGGAAGAGATGGGCTTGCTCTACAAGAAGGAGAAGATAAGGCACCGCGTTTTGAGGCACACAGAGAGAAGCTCATGTATGGCTCCAATTGAGTTATTACCCAAGAAGCAGTGGTTCATTAAGGTGAAGGAGTTCACGGAGGAACTTGTGGAAGTTGCGGGGCAGATAAGGTGGTTCCCAGAGGATATGTTCCTAAGGCTCAAGGACTGGGCGGAAAGCATGGACTGGGACTGGGTTATCAGCAGACAGAGGGTGTTTGGAACTCCAATTCCATTCTGGGTGTGTAAGGACTGTGGCGAAATAATCCCGGCAAGAGAGGAAGACTTACCAGTTGACCCAAGATTTGACAAGCCGCCTGTAGAGAAGTGTCCAAAGTGCGGCTCGACCAACTTAGAAGGAGTCAGGGACGTCTTGGACTGCTGGATTGATTCATCTATAACCCCACTCGTCATAACAAAGTGGACTAAAGATGAGAAGTGGTTCAAACATAACTTCCCAACAGCTCTAAGACCTCAGGGAACAGACATCATCAGAACATGGGCATTCTACACAATCTTCAGAACTTACATTCTCACTGGACAAAAACCGTGGCATGACATCTTAATCAACGGAATGGTGGCTGGACCAGATGGCAGAAAGATGAGCAAGAGCTATGGGAACGTTGTTTCACCAGAGGAAGTGATTCCAAAATATGGTGCCGATGCTCTAAGACTTTGGACAGCATTAGCCCCACCGGGAGAAGATCATCCGTTCAAGTGGGAAACTGTGGATTACAACTTCCGCTTTCTCCAAAAGCTCTGGAACATCTTCCGCTTTGCAGAGAGACACATCAAGGATCTGGACTACAATGCAAGCAAGGACATCAAGCTCGAGCCTCTTGACAAGTGGATACTCTCAAGGCTTCACCGCCTAATCAAGTTCGCAACAAACGAGATGGAAATCTACCGCTTCAACCTGCTCACAAGGGAGCTTATGACGTTCATATGGCACGAGGTCGCAGATGACTACCTTGAAATGATTAAGCACAGGCTTTATGGAGATGACGAAGAGAGCAAGCTTAAGGCAAGAGTGGCATTGTATGAGTTGCTCTACAATATCCTCCTACTGCTCGCACCATTTGTACCACATATAACAGAAGAGCTCTATCAGGAGGTCTTTAAGGATAAAGTGGGGGCAAAGAGCATCCACCTCTTGGAGTGGCCCGCTTACAATGAGGCAAGGATTGATGAGGAAGCTGAAAAGCTCGGAGAGCTTGCGAGGGAAATTGTTGGTGCGATGAGGAGATACAAGAACTCCCACGGCTTGGCTTTGAATGCAAAGCTTAAGCATGTGGCAATTTATGCAGTAGACAGCTATGAAATGCTCAAGCTCATAGAGAAAGACATTGCTGGAACGATGAATATTGAGAAGCTTGAAATCATAAAGGGCGAGCCTGAGCTTGAGGAAAGAATCATTGAAATCAAACCCAACTTTAGGACAGTGGGGCCGAGATATGGAAAGCTCGTTCCAAAGATTGTTGCATACCTCAAGCAGAATGCTGATGCAGTTGCAAAAGATATCAAAGAAAGCGGAAAAGTGGAGTTTGAAATCGAGGGACAGAAGATTGAGCTCAGCAAGGACGACATAGTGCTTAGAAAAGCTGTGTTCAGCGAGGGAGAAGAAGTGGAAACGGCAGTTGTGAGAGATGCTGTAATTTTGTTCTTTGCTTGA
- a CDS encoding pyridoxal phosphate-dependent aminotransferase translates to MALSDVLERVNPSEIRKLFDLAQGIEGIISLGIGEPDFDTPEHIKEYAKEALDKGLTHYSPNAGISELREAVAEKLKRDNGIDADPKTQIMITVGANQALLMGFATFLKDGDEVLVPSPMFVSYAPAVILAGGKPVEVPTYEENEFRLNVDELEKYVTSKTRALILNSPNNPTGSVLTKKDLEEIADFAVEHDLIILSDEVYEYFVYDGVRNHSIASLDGMFERTITINGFSKTFAMTGWRLGFVAAPEWVIEKMVRFQMYNATCPVTFVQYAAAKALRDERSWRAVEEMRKEYDRRRQMVWKRLNEMGLPTVKPKGAFYIFPRIKDTGLTSKEFSELMIREAKVVVVPGSAFGKAGEGYIRISYATAYEKLEEAMNRMEKVLEGKGLV, encoded by the coding sequence ATGGCGCTAAGTGATGTATTAGAGCGTGTAAATCCTTCTGAAATTAGAAAGCTTTTTGATTTGGCTCAAGGTATTGAGGGAATAATCTCATTAGGAATCGGGGAGCCTGATTTTGATACGCCAGAGCATATCAAAGAGTATGCAAAAGAAGCTTTGGACAAGGGGCTAACGCATTATAGCCCTAATGCTGGAATCTCAGAGCTTAGAGAAGCGGTTGCTGAAAAGCTGAAGAGGGATAATGGCATTGATGCGGATCCTAAAACGCAAATTATGATAACTGTCGGCGCTAATCAAGCCTTACTGATGGGCTTTGCAACATTTCTTAAGGATGGAGATGAAGTTTTAGTACCTTCACCGATGTTTGTCAGCTATGCTCCCGCTGTGATTTTAGCCGGAGGAAAGCCTGTGGAAGTTCCGACTTACGAAGAAAATGAATTTCGCCTGAATGTGGATGAGCTTGAGAAGTATGTAACTTCAAAGACGAGAGCTCTGATACTCAACAGCCCAAACAACCCAACTGGGTCAGTTCTAACTAAAAAAGACCTTGAAGAGATTGCAGATTTTGCAGTCGAGCATGATTTGATTATTTTGAGCGATGAGGTTTATGAGTATTTTGTCTATGATGGAGTTAGGAACCACAGCATTGCCTCCCTTGATGGAATGTTTGAGAGGACTATCACAATAAACGGCTTCTCAAAGACTTTTGCAATGACTGGTTGGAGACTTGGCTTCGTCGCTGCTCCAGAGTGGGTCATTGAAAAGATGGTTAGGTTCCAGATGTACAATGCTACTTGTCCCGTGACGTTTGTTCAGTATGCAGCTGCTAAGGCTCTGAGGGACGAAAGGAGCTGGAGGGCTGTTGAGGAGATGCGCAAGGAATACGACAGAAGGAGGCAGATGGTCTGGAAGCGCTTAAATGAAATGGGACTGCCGACAGTCAAGCCTAAAGGTGCTTTTTATATCTTCCCACGCATAAAAGACACTGGGCTAACGAGCAAAGAGTTCAGCGAGCTGATGATCAGGGAGGCAAAAGTTGTAGTGGTTCCAGGGAGTGCTTTTGGGAAGGCTGGAGAGGGCTATATAAGGATCAGCTATGCAACAGCTTACGAGAAGCTTGAGGAGGCTATGAACAGAATGGAGAAAGTGCTGGAGGGGAAGGGGTTAGTATAG
- a CDS encoding ATP-binding protein, with the protein MITQKFVDRQEEVRILRNAFRKGALVIVYGRRRVGKTRLLIEASREFRTLYHLCKEEEVSETLKSLNSKLFSLTKDETLLRHPITSFEEFFDRLPEDTVVIFDEFQILAKNYPRILGILQEYWDFKRKGSLILCGSSVSMMKELASYGSPIYGRRTLSLKVPPMKFLHVREFFPSYNMEDVVKVYGAVGGIPDYLLRFDASLSPEENIKESFFNRGFFYDEAEYLLRYELRDLSTYNTILEAISYGYRSFNELKTITGIDGSKLARYLSILMNLDIVDKEFPVTVKPKKRRKNSRYFIKDNYFAFYYTFVYPFKEEIELGIPEVAVEKFEQNFNRYLGWVFEGTAKEFLVELNKWKELPFRFTKIGKWWYKSEEIDLVALNEREKKALFVEVKWKNLKKREAKNILKELERKSKFVNLEGWEKVYGLIAKRVEEKEMLRKERLVWDLKDFEIFINRETYSKV; encoded by the coding sequence ATGATTACACAAAAGTTCGTGGACAGACAGGAGGAAGTCAGGATACTCAGGAACGCCTTTAGAAAGGGAGCCCTCGTAATAGTCTATGGGCGGAGAAGAGTTGGGAAAACGAGGCTCCTTATAGAGGCATCCAGAGAGTTTAGAACCCTTTATCATCTCTGCAAAGAGGAGGAAGTTTCTGAAACCTTAAAGTCTTTAAATTCAAAGCTCTTTTCGCTTACAAAGGATGAAACCCTACTCAGACATCCAATAACGTCCTTTGAGGAGTTCTTTGACAGACTGCCAGAGGACACTGTGGTAATATTTGACGAATTCCAGATACTTGCTAAGAATTACCCGCGAATACTCGGCATCCTCCAAGAATACTGGGACTTCAAGAGAAAAGGGAGCCTTATCTTATGTGGCTCAAGTGTTTCCATGATGAAGGAGCTGGCTTCCTATGGAAGTCCCATCTACGGAAGGAGGACATTATCGCTCAAGGTTCCGCCCATGAAGTTTCTCCATGTAAGGGAGTTCTTTCCAAGCTATAACATGGAGGATGTTGTCAAAGTTTACGGTGCTGTCGGTGGAATTCCTGACTACCTCCTTCGCTTTGATGCCTCACTGTCACCAGAGGAAAACATAAAGGAAAGTTTCTTTAATAGGGGATTCTTTTACGATGAAGCCGAGTATCTCCTCCGATACGAGCTGAGGGATTTAAGCACCTACAATACTATACTTGAAGCCATCAGTTATGGGTACAGGTCTTTCAACGAGCTCAAAACCATAACTGGGATAGACGGTTCCAAGCTGGCGCGATATCTAAGCATATTGATGAATCTTGACATCGTTGATAAGGAGTTCCCGGTAACGGTTAAGCCCAAGAAAAGAAGGAAGAACTCCCGATACTTCATTAAAGACAACTACTTTGCATTCTACTACACCTTTGTCTACCCATTCAAGGAGGAGATTGAGCTTGGCATTCCAGAAGTTGCCGTAGAAAAATTTGAACAAAACTTCAACCGCTATCTTGGCTGGGTTTTCGAAGGAACAGCGAAGGAATTCTTAGTTGAGCTAAATAAATGGAAAGAGTTGCCTTTCCGCTTTACCAAAATCGGGAAGTGGTGGTATAAGAGCGAGGAGATTGATTTGGTGGCTTTGAATGAGAGGGAGAAAAAAGCCTTATTTGTGGAGGTGAAGTGGAAGAACTTGAAAAAGAGGGAGGCTAAGAATATTTTGAAGGAGTTGGAGAGGAAAAGCAAGTTTGTGAATTTGGAAGGCTGGGAAAAGGTTTACGGATTGATTGCTAAGAGGGTGGAAGAAAAAGAGATGTTGAGGAAAGAGCGGCTTGTGTGGGACTTGAAAGACTTCGAAATCTTTATAAACAGAGAAACTTACTCTAAAGTATGA
- the glp gene encoding gephyrin-like molybdotransferase Glp yields MREFKKLMPYKEAFQLMINDIDEIPDVEEVSLDEALGRILAENVKSPIDSPPFDRSAVDGYAVRAEDTFQTREYAPVELEVVDEITAGMESKTEVTRGKAVKLMTGNKLPKGANAVIMQEQVKREGNKIYVLRPVAPGQNVAFKGEDIKRGQIILKKGQILRPQDLSLLKSVGIKRVKVKRKPRVGIIVTGDELIEELDERALESGKILESNSIMLKGLVKQYFGEPVFYGILPDDESIIREMLEKAKSECDLVLITGGSAFGDKDYAHRFVNLLFHGTTIKPGRPVGYGERVFVMSGYPVAVFAQFHLFVKYALAKLVGANFKPAKVKAKLTAKVPSTLGRYEFVKVWYEDGKAKPIRKSGSGLISSLVESNGYITIPEDSEGYLEGEEVEVVFY; encoded by the coding sequence ATGCGCGAATTCAAAAAGCTCATGCCGTATAAAGAGGCATTCCAGCTTATGATTAATGACATTGATGAAATCCCAGATGTTGAAGAAGTAAGCCTGGATGAAGCCCTTGGAAGGATTCTCGCTGAGAACGTGAAGAGTCCAATAGATTCTCCTCCATTTGACCGTTCAGCAGTTGACGGCTATGCTGTAAGAGCTGAAGACACTTTCCAAACGAGAGAATATGCTCCTGTTGAATTAGAGGTCGTAGATGAGATAACTGCTGGGATGGAGAGCAAGACAGAGGTCACACGCGGAAAGGCTGTAAAACTCATGACAGGGAATAAACTGCCGAAAGGTGCCAATGCTGTCATTATGCAGGAACAAGTAAAAAGGGAAGGGAACAAAATCTACGTATTAAGACCCGTTGCTCCGGGACAGAACGTTGCCTTCAAAGGTGAGGACATAAAGAGAGGGCAAATTATACTCAAGAAAGGGCAAATCCTCAGACCTCAGGATCTATCACTTTTAAAAAGCGTTGGAATAAAGAGGGTGAAGGTTAAGAGAAAGCCAAGAGTTGGAATAATTGTCACGGGAGATGAGCTCATTGAAGAACTTGATGAAAGAGCCCTTGAAAGCGGTAAAATCTTGGAAAGCAACTCAATAATGCTGAAGGGCTTGGTTAAGCAGTACTTCGGAGAGCCAGTGTTTTACGGGATTTTACCTGACGATGAAAGCATTATCAGAGAAATGCTCGAGAAAGCTAAGAGCGAGTGTGATTTGGTTTTGATTACAGGGGGCAGTGCGTTTGGAGACAAAGATTACGCTCACCGCTTTGTTAATCTGCTCTTCCATGGAACCACAATAAAGCCAGGGAGACCTGTTGGATATGGAGAGAGGGTTTTTGTAATGAGCGGCTATCCAGTTGCAGTATTTGCTCAGTTTCACCTCTTCGTTAAATACGCCCTTGCAAAGCTTGTTGGGGCAAACTTCAAGCCAGCTAAAGTTAAAGCAAAGCTGACAGCAAAGGTTCCATCAACCCTCGGCAGGTATGAGTTCGTTAAGGTCTGGTATGAGGATGGAAAGGCAAAGCCAATAAGGAAAAGTGGAAGTGGGTTGATAAGCTCTTTAGTGGAGAGCAATGGATACATAACGATTCCAGAGGACAGCGAAGGTTACTTAGAAGGAGAAGAGGTTGAAGTCGTGTTTTATTAG
- a CDS encoding YfcE family phosphodiesterase has protein sequence MRIIAITDIHGNENKAKWLVEKIKDEKFDVLLIAGDITHFKGRGSAEKSLKYFLEFKKPVFAVMGNCDGRDVLDLLEELGINLHDKRIEINGIGIVGFGGSNITPFSTIWEFHDAEIWESLNKNYRDGDILLMHVPPYGTKVDRTFTGLHVGSKALRKFIEEKQPPLVICGHIHEARGIDEIGKTLIVNPGPLFRGHYAVIDINEGKKVSITLY, from the coding sequence ATGAGGATTATAGCAATAACAGACATCCATGGTAATGAAAACAAAGCGAAATGGCTTGTAGAGAAGATAAAGGATGAAAAATTTGATGTTCTTCTTATAGCCGGAGACATAACGCATTTTAAAGGCAGGGGCAGTGCTGAAAAAAGTTTGAAGTACTTTTTGGAATTTAAAAAGCCAGTATTTGCTGTAATGGGAAACTGTGATGGCAGAGATGTTTTGGATTTGCTCGAAGAACTTGGAATAAATCTCCACGATAAGAGAATTGAAATTAATGGAATCGGAATTGTGGGATTTGGTGGTTCAAACATAACCCCCTTCTCAACAATCTGGGAGTTCCACGACGCTGAAATCTGGGAGAGCCTAAACAAAAACTACCGTGATGGCGACATTTTGCTTATGCATGTCCCTCCCTATGGAACAAAAGTTGATAGGACATTTACTGGGCTTCACGTGGGAAGCAAAGCTTTGAGAAAATTCATAGAAGAAAAGCAACCGCCTTTAGTTATCTGCGGTCACATTCACGAAGCAAGGGGCATTGATGAAATTGGAAAGACGCTTATAGTGAACCCGGGTCCTCTTTTCAGAGGGCATTATGCCGTGATTGACATAAATGAAGGAAAGAAGGTGAGCATAACACTATACTAA
- a CDS encoding class I SAM-dependent methyltransferase produces MHELYTVLAEYYDAIYRRRAERVGEEIDFVEEIFKNDAKREINKILDLACGTGIPTVELARRGYKVVGLDLHEEMLRVARRKARQAGLKIDFIQGDATKLNFENEFDAVTMFFSSIMYFDENAIKQLFNSAIKALKPGGVFVADWSNLCFLQFDRAPTIWKEKNGDETVITTSWKEIESATQRLHLKYLVQILKPNGTIRAFHVHEVLNAYTPREIRLLAEKYFSEVKIYGDMKRNLGKNAYRFWLVGVAP; encoded by the coding sequence ATGCATGAGCTCTACACCGTTTTAGCTGAATACTACGATGCGATTTACCGACGCAGGGCAGAGCGGGTTGGGGAGGAGATAGACTTCGTTGAGGAAATTTTCAAGAACGATGCAAAAAGAGAAATCAACAAGATTCTTGACTTAGCCTGCGGGACTGGAATTCCAACGGTTGAGCTGGCAAGAAGAGGTTACAAGGTTGTTGGCTTAGATTTGCATGAAGAGATGCTAAGAGTTGCGAGGAGAAAAGCTCGGCAGGCTGGATTAAAGATTGATTTCATTCAAGGAGATGCCACCAAACTAAACTTTGAAAATGAATTCGATGCAGTGACGATGTTCTTTTCAAGCATCATGTACTTCGATGAAAATGCAATTAAACAATTATTTAATTCCGCAATTAAAGCATTAAAGCCGGGAGGAGTATTTGTTGCGGACTGGTCTAATCTGTGTTTTTTACAGTTTGATAGAGCTCCGACTATATGGAAAGAGAAGAACGGAGATGAAACAGTAATAACAACAAGCTGGAAGGAAATTGAAAGTGCAACCCAAAGGCTCCATTTGAAATATTTAGTTCAAATTTTAAAGCCTAACGGCACTATTAGAGCTTTCCACGTTCACGAGGTTCTTAATGCCTATACCCCAAGAGAGATTCGTCTTTTGGCGGAAAAGTACTTTAGTGAAGTGAAAATTTATGGGGACATGAAGAGAAACTTGGGGAAGAATGCATACAGATTCTGGCTCGTTGGAGTTGCACCTTAA
- a CDS encoding ATP-binding protein: MILVSKFIDRKPELDFLRERYHSGRPELIILYGRRRIGKTYLLQKFLSEVDGVYLLAEESETILEDFSERLAEYFNDSFLRENPLQNWRAFFTYLAGKSSERLVVVIDEVQYIAKAQKDFLSVLQKYWDMHLSKTRIMLILCGSLISFMEGILSAKSPIYGRRTGAWKVEEMNFFNIRKFHPLSTEEAIHVYSVFGGVPQYWADYNPELDFWDNLRALLLSKGAKYYDEPKYLLKQELRDVSRYFSILRAIALGYNRFGQIADKARVDLNSLGKYLNVLEEMGYVGEEKPIVGRGRSIYKINDKLFNFWFRFIYPRKSEIEMGFDVVEDIKLRFNEYIGFVFEEIAKQFLIELNKTGRLPFRFTRIGKWWHKGEEIDLLALNEREKKALFIEVKWKNLSEREARRILRDLERKAQLTGLDDWEKGYGLVVKGVEGKEGLKAEGWQVWDLEDFEES; the protein is encoded by the coding sequence ATGATACTCGTGAGTAAGTTTATTGACCGCAAGCCGGAGCTGGACTTCCTGCGTGAAAGATATCACTCTGGAAGGCCCGAACTGATAATCCTTTACGGGCGGAGGAGAATAGGCAAGACGTACCTCCTTCAGAAATTTCTTTCCGAGGTTGATGGGGTCTATCTGCTTGCCGAGGAGAGCGAAACCATCCTTGAGGACTTTTCCGAGAGGCTCGCTGAGTATTTCAACGATTCTTTCCTCAGGGAGAACCCGCTCCAGAACTGGAGGGCGTTTTTCACTTATCTTGCGGGAAAAAGCTCCGAACGGCTCGTTGTAGTGATAGATGAAGTTCAGTACATAGCGAAAGCTCAAAAGGACTTTCTCAGCGTCCTTCAAAAGTACTGGGATATGCACCTCTCGAAGACGAGGATAATGCTGATACTCTGCGGTTCGCTGATTTCATTCATGGAGGGCATTCTTTCTGCAAAGTCTCCCATTTATGGAAGAAGAACCGGAGCGTGGAAAGTTGAGGAAATGAACTTTTTCAACATAAGGAAGTTCCATCCCCTAAGCACCGAGGAGGCGATTCACGTTTACTCCGTCTTCGGCGGCGTCCCGCAGTACTGGGCGGATTACAATCCAGAGCTTGACTTCTGGGACAATCTAAGAGCTCTTCTGCTGTCGAAGGGCGCAAAATACTACGACGAACCCAAATATTTGCTTAAGCAGGAGCTGAGGGACGTTTCGCGATACTTCTCAATACTGAGGGCGATAGCACTTGGCTACAACCGCTTCGGCCAGATAGCGGACAAGGCCAGAGTTGACCTTAACTCGCTCGGCAAGTACCTCAACGTTCTTGAGGAGATGGGATACGTTGGAGAGGAAAAGCCCATCGTGGGGAGGGGGAGGAGCATCTACAAAATAAACGATAAGCTCTTCAACTTCTGGTTCCGCTTCATCTATCCGAGGAAAAGCGAAATTGAGATGGGTTTTGATGTTGTGGAGGATATCAAGCTCAGGTTTAACGAATACATTGGATTCGTTTTCGAGGAGATAGCTAAGCAGTTTCTGATTGAGCTTAACAAAACTGGAAGGCTACCCTTCAGGTTCACAAGGATTGGAAAGTGGTGGCATAAAGGTGAGGAGATTGACCTCTTAGCGTTGAACGAGCGGGAGAAGAAGGCTCTCTTCATTGAGGTCAAGTGGAAAAACCTGAGCGAGAGGGAGGCGAGGAGAATTTTAAGGGATTTGGAGAGGAAAGCTCAGCTTACTGGTCTCGATGATTGGGAGAAGGGCTACGGTCTCGTTGTCAAAGGCGTTGAGGGGAAGGAAGGGCTTAAGGCTGAGGGCTGGCAGGTTTGGGATTTAGAGGACTTTGAAGAAAGCTGA
- a CDS encoding MogA/MoaB family molybdenum cofactor biosynthesis protein, which produces MSHEEHRAKAPKKFKFAVITVSDTASADKREDLSGYYIIEELKKAGNENVYYKIVPDEKLAILKAMLEALEKADVVITTGGTGVTRRDVTIEAIRPLFDKELPGFGEIFRLKSFEEIGTAAVLTRATAGIIRDKESKVVFCLPGSLNAVKTGVEIIKREAYHILKHARE; this is translated from the coding sequence ATGTCCCACGAAGAGCACAGGGCAAAAGCTCCCAAGAAGTTTAAATTTGCGGTTATAACGGTTAGCGACACTGCAAGTGCCGATAAAAGGGAAGATCTAAGCGGTTATTACATAATTGAAGAACTGAAGAAAGCGGGGAATGAAAACGTTTACTACAAGATTGTTCCTGATGAGAAACTTGCAATCCTCAAAGCGATGCTTGAGGCTCTTGAAAAAGCCGACGTGGTAATAACGACAGGGGGAACAGGAGTAACGAGGAGAGATGTCACAATTGAAGCGATAAGACCCCTCTTTGATAAAGAGCTCCCGGGTTTTGGTGAAATCTTCAGATTGAAAAGCTTTGAGGAAATTGGAACTGCTGCAGTGCTGACAAGGGCAACAGCCGGAATCATAAGGGACAAAGAAAGCAAAGTGGTCTTTTGCCTGCCGGGCAGCTTGAATGCCGTGAAAACTGGGGTTGAGATAATTAAGAGGGAGGCTTATCACATTCTAAAGCACGCAAGAGAATGA